One Salvia splendens isolate huo1 chromosome 12, SspV2, whole genome shotgun sequence genomic window carries:
- the LOC121758450 gene encoding glycerol-3-phosphate acyltransferase RAM2-like yields the protein MATAAAAKFPSVKHCPSIGREKDTVVADMDGTLLIGRSSFPYFALVAFEVGGILRLLFLLLLSPAAAVLYYLVSESAGIRVLVFAAFAGMRVSDIESVARAVLPKFYAGDLHPDTWRVFSSCGRRCVLTANPRVLVEPFLKEFLGADLVLGTEILSYRGRATGFVAEPGVLVGKNKADELVAAFGGAVPEIGLGDRHTDFAFMSLCKEGYIVSPKSQVKAVDADKLPKPIVFHDGRLVQKPNPVTALLIVLWIPVGFLLACLRIAAGSLLPMPLVYYAFWALGVRVTIKGNPPPPPTNNSGVLFICSHRTLLDPIFLSTALGRPIPAVTYSVSRLSELISPIPTVRLTRDRATDASMIKKLLQKGDLAICPEGTTCREPFLLRFSALFAELTDELVPVAMVNRMSMFHGTTARGWKGMDPFYFFMNPSPAYEVTFLNKLPRELTCGGGKTSHDVANYIQRVIAATLSYECTTFTRKDKYRALAGNDGTVAEKPRVKPSKIMGC from the exons atggccaccgccgccgccgcgaaATTTCCGAGCGTCAAACACTGCCCGTCGATCGGGCGGGAGAAGGACACGGTGGTGGCGGACATGGACGGAACCCTCCTCATCGGTAGGAGCTCTTTCCCTTACTTCGCTCTCGTGGCTTTCGAAGTCGGGGGCATTTTGcgcctcctcttcctcctcctcctctcgcCGGCGGCCGCCGTGCTATACTATTTGGTGTCAGAGTCGGCCGGGATCCGCGTGCTCGTGTTCGCGGCGTTCGCCGGGATGAGGGTCTCGGACATCGAGTCGGTGGCCCGGGCGGTGCTACCAAAGTTCTACGCGGGCGACCTCCACCCGGACACGTGGAGGGTTTTCTCGTCGTGCGGGCGGAGGTGCGTGCTTACGGCGAACCCTAGGGTTTTGGTGGAGCCGTTTTTGAAGGAGTTTTTGGGGGCGGATTTGGTGCTGGGGACGGAGATTTTGAGCTACCGCGGCCGGGCAACAGGGTTCGTGGCGGAGCCCGGGGTGTTGGTCGGGAAGAACAAGGCGGACGAGCTCGTGGCGGCGTTTGGTGGGGCGGTGCCGGAGATTGGGTTGGGGGATAGGCATACGGACTTTGCCTTCATGAGCTTGTGCAAG GAGGGCTACATCGTCTCACCAAAATCCCAAGTGAAGGCCGTAGACGCCGATAAGTTGCCCAAGCCGATCGTATTCCACGACGGTCGGCTCGTTCAAAAGCCGAACCCTGTGACCGCGCTGCTCATCGTCCTCTGGATCCCCGTTGGCTTCCTCCTCGCCTGCCTCCGCATCGCCGCCGGCTCACTCCTTCCCATGCCACTAGTCTACTACGCATTCTGGGCCCTCGGCGTCCGCGTCACCATCAAGGGCAACCCCCCGCCCCCGCCCACCAACAACTCCGGCGTCCTCTTCATCTGCTCCCACCGCACCCTCCTCGACCCCATCTTCCTCTCCACCGCCCTCGGCCGCCCCATCCCCGCCGTCACCTACTCCGTCTCCCGCCTCTCCGAGCTCATCTCCCCCATCCCCACCGTCCGCCTCACCCGCGACCGCGCCACCGACGCCTCCATGATTAAAAAGCTTTTACAGAAGGGAGACCTCGCCATCTGCCCCGAGGGCACCACGTGCCGCGAGCCCTTCCTCCTCCGGTTCAGCGCGCTCTTCGCGGAGCTGACCGACGAGCTGGTGCCCGTGGCGATGGTGAACCGGATGAGCATGTTCCACGGCACGACGGCGCGGGGGTGGAAGGGGATGGACCCTTTTTACTTCTTTATGAACCCGAGCCCCGCCTACGAGGTCACGTTTCTCAACAAGCTGCCGCGCGAGCTGACGTGCGGAGGCGGGAAGACGAGCCATGACGTGGCGAATTATATACAGAGGGTGATCGCTGCTACGTTGTCGTACGAGTGCACCACTTTCACGAGGAAAGATAAGTATCGTGCCCTCGCTGGAAACGACGGAACGGTGGCGGAGAAGCCTCGAGTGAAGCCGAGTAAAATTATGGGATGTTGA